From Anopheles funestus chromosome 3RL, idAnoFuneDA-416_04, whole genome shotgun sequence, a single genomic window includes:
- the LOC125767438 gene encoding sorting nexin-17 has protein sequence MHFSIPSTQEFVSDGSGSSYTGFNIHINGSFHCCLRYKQLHSLHEQLKRSLPSIALPSFPPKKLLSLTPNQIEQRRLSLERYIQLVGQDPVLCRSELLRAFLLNAQQESSFTECSEVTLDVYLMNGYRISANVYTTDCTSKVLEKACALIDLPKERACYFALYLMRKEANGELTIVKRLMDFEAPYISAKRWDECKLVLRTGYWDPCYDVEQMRDRIALNLLYIQALSDVERGWIVTSRDLSEQLTNMQARGSKSEYLDVVRKLPLYGCLQFPRANVDFPEPNTVATVVLGNKELNLLTYVGKEMQETKFKVTRIRCWRVTPIHINEEQSSTVNGRMQQSSQQSPSQTSTISLELSFEYLMAKNQLKWITIYSEQSMLMSVCLQSIVDELLNQKNGSDPAHLQNPQHVDYAPLSYIRRDGSNHCITDSCSTDTLCNLVNNDNSSNNGTSNQATQQQHSTNNGSSFIRRKLKEFNTTVRFKNGKDSVQNEAFEWIGDDDL, from the exons ATGCACTTTTCGATACCCAGCACGCAAGAGTTCGTATCCGATGGAAGCGGATCATCGTACACG GGCTTCAACATTCACATTAATGGCAGTTTTCACTGTTGCCTTCGATACAAACAGCTGCACAGTCTGCATGAACAGCTTAAACGGTCTCTGCCGTCGATCGCACTGCCCAGCTTTCCTCCAAAGAAATTGCTCTCTCTTACACCGAACCAAATCGAGCAGAGACGTCTGAGCTTAGAGCGTTACATACAGCTAG TGGGCCAGGATCCGGTACTGTGCCGTTCGGAGTTGTTGCGTGCGTTTCTGTTGAATGCCCAGCAGGAGTCTTCATTTACCGAATGTAGCGAGGTAACGCTGGACGTTTACCTTATGAATGGCTACCGAATATCGGCCAACGTGTACACAACCGACTGCACGAGCAAGGTGCTGGAAAAAGCATGCGCATTGATCGATCTACCGAAGGAACGTGCTTGCTACTTTGCGCTTTACCTGATGCGCAAGGAGGCAAACGGCGAGCTGACGATCGTGAAACGATTGATGGACTTCGAAGCACCGTACATCTCAGCGAAACGTTGGGATGAATGCAAGTTGGTGCTACGCACCGGGTACTGGGATCCGTGCTACGATGTGGAGCAGATGCGTGACCGGATCGCACTCAACCTGCTCTACATCCAAGCGCTCAGCGATGTCGAACGCGGTTGGATTGTGACGTCGCGCGATCTTAGCGAGCAGCTTACAAACATGCAGGCGCGAGGCAGCAAGAGCGAGTATCTGGACGTCGTCCGGAAACTACCGCTGTACGGATGTCTTCAGTTTCCACGCGCCAATGTGGACTTTCCCGAACCGAATACGGTTGCGACGGTGGTGCTTGGAAACAAGGAACTCAACTTGCTGACGTACGTGGGCAAAGAGATGCAGGAAACCAAATTCAAAGTCACGCGCATTCGGTGCTGGCGTGTAACTCCTATTCATATT AATGAAGAGCAATCCTCAACCGTCAATGGTCGCATGCAACAATCATCCCAACAGTCACCATCACAAACGTCCACGATCAGTTTGGAGCTTTCTTTCGAGTACTTGATGGCGAAGAACCAGCTCAAGTGGATCACTATCTATAGCGAACAGTCGATGCTTATGTCCGTGTGCCTTCAGTCGATCGTCGATGAGCTACTCAATCAGAAGAACGGATCCGATCCGGCTCATTTGCAA AATCCACAGCACGTAGATTATGCGCCACTCTCCTACATTCGACGAGATGGATCGAACCATTGCATTACCGATTCTTGTTCAACCGATACTCTTTGCAATCTAGTTAAT AACGATAATAGTAGCAACAACGGAACATCGAACCAGGcgacgcaacaacaacactccACAAACAACGGGTCTTCCTTTATTCGACGCAAGCTGAAGGAGTTCAATACGACAGTACGCTTcaaaaatgggaaagattCGGTGCAGAACGAAGCATTCGAGTGGATAGGTGACGACGATCTTTAG
- the LOC125767441 gene encoding uncharacterized protein LOC125767441 encodes MPGRDEMLGVLSDAGIAVPPSATVAQIRRLFAEIMGIDATPIPDEEPASEAPLTDAPTTCLSAILDASSATPVKRDAAILDASSATLAKRDAAILDASSATLAKRDAAILDASSATLAKRDVAILDASSVTPVKCGAAMLDATEAERVDSAAKECNPANKCTQATYDDEIRRLQQQLELVDLRRKIQALEHQSEYAPPPIADLKLDKTIEPFTGDDDRCIIQWLDDLDYTFSLHRVKDADKFVHARRLLKGSAAIVAQSSRALTLEQLKEELISTLSVPPTVEAVLRHLRSRRLSPKETALRYVLDMQRIASRAPIPEPELINIILDGLDSPSLTAGMRFMANNVEDLKPMLKKFETIRSRRVPKPTTTSSSIPEKVPVSTNRGATQNIIRCYNCSEFGHLKSACSRPNRPPGACFTCFQMGHNYKNCPKKVANAAAHPDPITRIAGDDNETLALDELQEVVL; translated from the exons ATGCCTGGTCGTGATGAAATGTTGGGCGTTCTGTCGGATGCGGGGATTGCGGTTCCCCCTTCCGCTACCGTTGCCCAGATCCGGAGattgtttgctgaaattaTGGGAATTGACGCCACACCGATACCAGACGAGGAACCAGCTTCCGAAGCGCCTTTGACCGATGCTCCTACCACGTGCCtgtccgccattttggacgcttcgAGTGCTACACCCGTGAAGCGCgatgccgccattttggacgcctcgAGTGCCACACTTGCGAAGCGCgatgccgccattttggacgcctcgAGTGCCACACTTGCGAAGCGCgatgccgccattttggacgcctcgAGTGCCACACTCGCGAAGCGTGAtgtcgccattttggacgcttcaAGTGTTACCCCCGTAAAGTGCGGTGCTGCCATGTTGGACGCTACCGAAGCGGAGCGTGTTGATAGTGCAGCCAAAGAATGTAACCCGGCTAACAAATGCACCCAGGCTACTTACGATGACGAAATTCGCAGATTGCAGCAACAATTGGAGTTAGTGGATTTGCGCCGTAAGATTCAGGCTTTGGAACACCAGTCTGAATATGCTCCACCACCGATTGCTGACTTAAAACTcgataaaacaatcgaacccTTCACGGGAGACGACGACAGATGTATCATCCAATGGTTGGATGACCTCGATTATACTTTCTCCCTACATCGTGTGAAGGATGCTGATAAATTCGTTCATGCTCGTCGGTTGCTTAAAGGATCTGCGGCTATCGTTGCCCAGTCATCTCGTGCCCTTACGCTGGAACAGTTAAAGGAAGAACTCATCTCAACCTTGAGTGTGCCGCCCACGGTTGAAGCCGTTCTTCGACACTTACGATCCCGTCGTCTCTCCCCAAAGGAGACCGCCTTACGTTATGTGTTGGATATGCAACGTATTGCCAGCCGAGCCCCCATCCCGGAACCTGAATTGATCAACATTATCCTTGATGGTCTGGATAGCCCATCTCTTACTGCTGGGATGCGATTCATGGCAAACAACGTGGAAGATCTGAAGCCTATGCTTAAGAAATTCGAGACTATTCGGTCCAGAAGAGTCCCCAAGCCGACGACGACATCATCTTCAATTCCGGAGAAAGTTCCTGTTTCGACCAATCGAGGAGCAACGCAGAACATCATTCGATGTTACAACTGCTCGGAGTTTGGACATCTTAAGAGTGCCTGTTCTCGCCCCAACCGACCACCGGGGGCATGCTTCACGTGTTTCCAGATGGGGCATAACTACAAAAATTGCCCAAAGAAGGTCGCGAATGCTGCTGCTCATCCGGATCCAATTACTCGTATTGCgggtgatgataatgaaactctggcattagatgaattacaagag GTAGTTCTGtaa